The following proteins are co-located in the Labrys monachus genome:
- a CDS encoding substrate-binding domain-containing protein, with translation MTDLFSRRQILGRALSALAAAGLAGAAPAAFAAPLDAPAMPAPAPVANLRLALILPVADDPFYKACQAGVQEAVTAMGGVDLLIGAPDKRTLRNQVGLVNGFIKQKVDAIAIVPVDERALGPVCRRAILRGIKVVSFAEPMVEAGRLLQLSGAGARGKAQMFMQMLADDIKAGGDVAILAGRRGDDASRSLLSETMREWLKPDYSRLKLAATRYGVDGDDAGYAAAEAVLAAHPSLKGLLAFDPAALAGAARCVRDKGLAGKVSVTGFGRPSLLKAAMSEPPAVERFAIVNPVDLGYGAAEIAVALAKGQAAASSGATIAAGRLGAIAVGPGAVATLPPFVVNGQNFSTFADVF, from the coding sequence ATGACCGATCTCTTCAGCCGCCGCCAGATTCTGGGCCGGGCCCTGAGCGCGCTGGCCGCTGCCGGCCTCGCCGGTGCAGCGCCGGCGGCTTTCGCGGCGCCGCTCGACGCGCCGGCGATGCCTGCGCCGGCGCCCGTGGCCAATCTCAGGCTGGCGCTCATCCTGCCGGTGGCGGACGATCCGTTCTACAAGGCCTGCCAGGCCGGCGTTCAGGAGGCGGTGACGGCCATGGGCGGCGTCGATCTGCTCATCGGCGCGCCCGACAAGCGCACGCTGCGCAACCAGGTCGGGCTGGTGAACGGCTTCATCAAGCAGAAGGTCGATGCGATCGCCATCGTGCCGGTCGACGAGAGGGCGCTCGGCCCCGTCTGCCGCCGCGCCATCCTGCGCGGCATCAAGGTCGTCTCCTTCGCGGAGCCCATGGTCGAGGCCGGGCGCCTCCTGCAGCTGAGCGGAGCCGGGGCGCGCGGCAAGGCGCAGATGTTCATGCAGATGCTCGCCGACGACATCAAGGCGGGCGGCGACGTGGCGATCCTCGCCGGCAGGCGCGGGGACGACGCGAGCCGGAGCCTTCTCTCCGAAACGATGCGCGAATGGCTGAAGCCCGATTACAGCCGGCTCAAGCTCGCCGCGACCCGCTACGGCGTCGACGGCGACGATGCCGGCTATGCCGCCGCCGAGGCCGTCCTCGCGGCGCATCCCAGCCTCAAGGGCCTTCTCGCCTTCGATCCGGCGGCCCTGGCCGGCGCGGCCCGCTGCGTGCGGGACAAGGGATTGGCCGGCAAGGTCTCCGTCACCGGCTTCGGCCGTCCGTCCCTCCTGAAGGCGGCGATGAGCGAGCCGCCGGCGGTCGAACGCTTCGCCATCGTCAATCCTGTCGACCTCGGCTACGGTGCGGCCGAGATCGCCGTCGCGCTGGCCAAGGGCCAGGCCGCGGCGAGCTCCGGCGCGACGATCGCCGCCGGGCGTCTCGGCGCCATCGCCGTCGGCCCTGGCGCCGTGGCGACGCTGCCGCCCTTCGTGGTGAACGGCCAGAACTTCTCGACATTCGCGGACGTGTTCTGA
- a CDS encoding DeoR/GlpR family DNA-binding transcription regulator — protein sequence MHEQERWQTILTLVRERPIVSARDLAEITQASAATLRRDLARLAARGLVRRVHGGVQAIGGGGARLEARRFDVSQGLFAERKRAIARRAVALCRDGESIIINGGSTTFHMVEFLRAARLQILTNSFPIAEALVRQSDNRIILPGGEVYRDQNIILSPFDEDSIQHYTASKMFMSAMSIGPLGLVESDPLIARAEAKLLSRAADLVVLADSSKFEPRGSIAVAPLSRIRRLITDDGAPDAAFAMLREAGVEVEVAGG from the coding sequence ATGCACGAGCAGGAGCGCTGGCAGACCATTCTCACCCTCGTGCGCGAGCGCCCGATCGTCTCGGCGCGGGACCTGGCCGAGATCACGCAGGCCTCGGCGGCGACGCTCCGGCGCGACCTGGCGCGCCTCGCCGCGCGCGGGCTGGTGCGCCGCGTCCATGGCGGCGTGCAGGCGATCGGCGGCGGCGGGGCGCGGCTGGAGGCGCGCCGCTTCGACGTCAGCCAGGGCCTGTTCGCCGAACGCAAGCGCGCCATCGCCCGCCGGGCCGTGGCCCTGTGCCGGGATGGCGAATCGATCATCATCAACGGCGGCTCGACGACGTTCCACATGGTCGAGTTCCTGCGCGCCGCGCGCCTGCAGATCCTCACCAATTCCTTCCCGATCGCCGAGGCCCTGGTGCGCCAGAGCGACAACCGCATCATCCTGCCGGGCGGCGAGGTCTATCGCGACCAGAACATTATCCTGTCGCCCTTCGACGAAGATTCGATCCAGCACTACACGGCATCGAAAATGTTCATGAGCGCCATGTCGATCGGCCCGCTCGGCCTCGTCGAGAGCGATCCGCTCATCGCCCGCGCCGAGGCCAAGCTCCTCAGCCGCGCGGCCGACCTCGTCGTGCTCGCCGATTCCTCGAAATTCGAGCCGCGCGGCTCGATCGCGGTCGCCCCGCTCTCCCGCATCCGGCGGCTGATCACCGACGACGGCGCGCCGGACGCCGCCTTCGCCATGCTGCGCGAGGCGGGCGTGGAGGTCGAGGTGGCGGGAGGGTAG
- a CDS encoding LysE family translocator translates to MDFLPDSHTFVLYSLACVLLFVTPGPDMSLWLAKTISGGRRGGTAAMLGTQVGCVCHTVFAAIGLSALLAASATAFAAMKIIGALYLLWLAFSAIRSGSALNVKAEAKPPGSFRSTFLLGLGVNITNPKVVLFFLTFLPQFVQANDPHAAQKLFFLGLYFVAINLPLAFVLILGAEKVVAWLKARPRVLRGIDFTFAGVFGLFAFKILTTQAR, encoded by the coding sequence ATGGACTTTCTTCCCGATTCCCACACTTTCGTGCTGTATTCGCTGGCCTGCGTGCTGCTCTTCGTCACGCCCGGCCCCGACATGAGCCTGTGGCTCGCCAAGACCATCAGCGGCGGCCGGCGCGGCGGCACGGCGGCGATGCTCGGCACGCAGGTCGGCTGCGTCTGCCACACCGTCTTCGCCGCCATCGGCCTGTCGGCCCTGCTCGCGGCCTCGGCCACCGCCTTCGCGGCGATGAAGATCATCGGCGCCCTCTATCTCCTCTGGCTCGCCTTCAGCGCCATCCGCTCCGGCTCCGCCCTCAACGTCAAGGCGGAGGCCAAGCCGCCCGGAAGCTTCCGGTCGACCTTCCTGCTCGGGCTCGGCGTCAACATCACCAACCCGAAGGTGGTACTGTTCTTCCTGACCTTCCTGCCGCAATTCGTGCAGGCCAACGACCCGCATGCGGCGCAGAAGCTGTTCTTCCTCGGCCTCTATTTCGTCGCCATCAATTTGCCGCTCGCCTTTGTCCTCATTCTCGGCGCCGAGAAGGTGGTGGCGTGGCTGAAGGCCCGGCCGCGCGTCCTGCGCGGCATCGACTTCACCTTCGCCGGCGTGTTCGGCCTCTTCGCGTTCAAGATCCTGACGACGCAGGCGCGCTGA
- a CDS encoding bifunctional rhamnulose-1-phosphate aldolase/short-chain dehydrogenase: MASGKLADLWDDNVAATLDEPGKLLYRSNLLGSDLRITNFGGGNTSAKVKATDPLTRGEVTVLWVKGSGGDIGSMKLDGFSTLYLDRLEALKGLYRGIEHEDEMVGYLPHCTFDLNPRAASIDTPLHAFVPKIHVDHVHPDAVIAIAASQNSEKLTAEIFGGEIGYLPWQRPGFDLGLKLGTLAAENPHLVGVVLGGHGLFTWDDDARECYRTTLRIIQKAADWIEANARQPAFGGEKTPALAPEERAAVATRLMPEIRGRIGRERAKAGHFTDAPEVLEFVNANALEALAPLGTSCPDHFLRTKIRPLIVPFDPARGVEATVEALDGLIGDYRAGYAAYYERCRHPDSPAMRDPNAVIYLVPGVGMISFAADKATARVAGEFYVNAINVMRGATGVDTYVGLPEQEAFDIEYWLLEEAKLQRMPKPKSLAGRIALVTGGAGGIGSAIAARLMAEGACVVLADIDQAALDESVAAFGKTFGRDVVRGVRVDVTDEAAVIASFEQTVRAFGGLDIVVNNAGISSAAPVEDTTLELWNRNISILATGYFLVAREGYRLMKRQGNGGSLVFIASKNGVAASAGASAYCTAKAAEIHLARCMALEGAPLGIRVNVVNPDAVLRGSRIWQGEWRQQRAASNRIAEDDLEEFYRKRSLLQRSVFPEDVAEAVYFFASDLSAKSTGNFLNVDAGNAVSFSR, encoded by the coding sequence ATGGCTTCAGGAAAACTCGCCGATCTCTGGGACGACAACGTCGCCGCCACGCTGGACGAGCCGGGCAAGCTGCTCTACCGCTCGAACCTCTTGGGATCCGATCTGCGCATCACCAATTTCGGCGGCGGCAACACGTCGGCCAAGGTGAAGGCGACCGATCCCTTGACCCGCGGCGAGGTCACCGTGCTCTGGGTCAAGGGCTCGGGCGGCGACATCGGCTCGATGAAGCTCGACGGCTTCTCGACCCTCTATCTCGACAGGCTCGAAGCCCTCAAGGGCCTCTATCGCGGCATCGAGCACGAGGACGAGATGGTCGGCTACCTGCCGCACTGCACCTTCGACCTCAATCCGCGCGCTGCCTCGATCGACACCCCCCTGCATGCCTTCGTGCCGAAGATCCATGTCGACCACGTCCATCCCGACGCGGTGATCGCCATCGCGGCCTCGCAGAATTCGGAAAAGCTCACGGCGGAGATCTTCGGCGGCGAGATCGGCTATCTGCCCTGGCAGCGCCCCGGCTTCGATCTCGGCCTCAAGCTCGGCACGCTCGCGGCCGAGAATCCGCATCTGGTCGGTGTCGTGCTCGGCGGCCACGGCCTCTTCACCTGGGACGACGACGCGCGGGAATGCTACCGCACCACGCTGCGCATCATCCAGAAGGCGGCCGACTGGATCGAGGCGAATGCGAGGCAGCCGGCCTTCGGCGGCGAGAAGACGCCGGCCCTCGCGCCCGAGGAGCGCGCCGCCGTCGCCACCCGGCTGATGCCGGAGATCCGCGGCCGCATCGGCAGGGAACGGGCCAAGGCCGGCCATTTCACCGACGCACCGGAAGTGCTGGAATTCGTGAACGCCAACGCGCTGGAGGCGCTGGCGCCGCTCGGCACCTCCTGCCCCGACCATTTCCTGCGCACCAAGATCCGGCCGCTGATCGTCCCCTTCGATCCCGCCCGCGGCGTCGAGGCCACGGTCGAGGCGCTCGACGGCCTGATCGGCGACTATCGCGCCGGCTACGCCGCCTATTACGAGCGCTGCAGGCACCCCGACTCCCCCGCCATGCGCGATCCCAACGCCGTGATCTATCTCGTCCCGGGCGTCGGCATGATCTCCTTCGCCGCCGACAAGGCCACGGCCCGCGTCGCCGGCGAATTCTATGTGAACGCCATCAACGTCATGCGCGGGGCGACCGGCGTCGACACCTATGTCGGCCTGCCCGAGCAGGAAGCCTTCGACATCGAATATTGGCTGCTGGAGGAAGCCAAGCTCCAGCGCATGCCCAAGCCCAAGAGCCTGGCCGGCCGCATCGCCCTCGTCACCGGCGGCGCCGGCGGCATCGGCAGCGCCATCGCGGCCCGGCTGATGGCGGAGGGCGCCTGCGTCGTGCTCGCCGACATCGACCAGGCTGCGCTCGACGAGAGCGTCGCCGCCTTCGGCAAGACGTTCGGGCGCGACGTCGTGCGCGGCGTCAGGGTCGACGTCACCGACGAGGCCGCGGTGATCGCCTCCTTCGAGCAGACGGTGCGGGCCTTCGGCGGCCTCGACATCGTCGTCAACAATGCTGGCATCTCCTCGGCGGCGCCGGTGGAGGACACCACGCTGGAACTGTGGAACCGCAACATCTCGATCCTCGCCACCGGCTATTTCCTGGTGGCGCGCGAAGGCTACCGCCTGATGAAGCGCCAGGGCAATGGCGGCTCGCTCGTCTTCATCGCCTCCAAGAACGGCGTCGCCGCCTCGGCCGGCGCCTCGGCCTATTGCACCGCCAAGGCGGCCGAGATCCATCTCGCGCGCTGCATGGCGCTCGAAGGGGCCCCCCTCGGCATCCGCGTCAACGTCGTCAACCCTGATGCGGTGCTGCGCGGCTCCCGGATCTGGCAGGGCGAATGGCGCCAGCAGCGCGCCGCCTCCAACCGGATCGCGGAGGACGATCTGGAGGAATTCTACCGCAAGCGCTCGCTGCTGCAGCGCTCGGTCTTCCCCGAGGACGTCGCCGAGGCCGTCTACTTCTTCGCCTCCGACCTCTCGGCCAAGTCGACCGGCAATTTCCTCAACGTCGACGCCGGCAATGCGGTGAGCTTTTCGCGCTGA
- a CDS encoding FGGY-family carbohydrate kinase yields the protein MPVTAVLDVGKTNVKLVLFEGTAVLWQASTPNRSLPAPPYPHADVEAIWRFLMAGLREAARHHAIEDIVVTSHGATLALVGDGELALPVMDYEFAGVDAIETAYAPFRPPFAETLSPPISAGLNAGKQVFYQEAMHPEAFARVRHILPYAQYFAWRLTGIARGEVTGLGCHADLWAIPGGHLSSLATRRGWEPLFPPMVPAYAVIGPPSSAVLAETGLPPTVRVRAGIHDSSGSLLPHLLAIEPPFTVISTGTWVVIMALGAAAARLDPARDMLAYADVEGRGVPAAKFMGGREFAIILADGGTACDETDVAAAIAAGVLALPSFVANGGPFPGRPAAIRGSLPAGDGMRAALASLYCALVTDYLLEALDAARGPLVIEGSFALNRCYCGILAALRPGQDVLTGADGGGTAYGASLLAIWPQGPERPPMARTPAYADAEGLLRYRALWRAALASS from the coding sequence ATGCCGGTGACCGCGGTCCTCGACGTCGGCAAGACAAATGTGAAACTGGTGCTGTTCGAGGGCACGGCCGTGCTCTGGCAGGCCTCGACGCCGAACCGGTCGCTGCCGGCGCCGCCTTATCCGCATGCCGATGTCGAGGCGATCTGGCGCTTCTTGATGGCGGGCCTGCGCGAGGCGGCCCGGCATCACGCCATCGAGGATATCGTCGTCACCTCGCATGGCGCCACGCTCGCGCTGGTCGGCGACGGCGAACTCGCCTTGCCGGTGATGGATTATGAATTCGCCGGCGTCGATGCGATCGAAACGGCCTATGCGCCCTTCCGGCCGCCCTTCGCCGAAACCCTGTCGCCGCCGATCTCGGCCGGCCTCAATGCCGGCAAGCAGGTCTTCTATCAGGAGGCCATGCATCCCGAGGCGTTCGCCCGCGTCCGCCACATCCTGCCCTATGCGCAATATTTCGCCTGGCGGCTGACCGGCATCGCGCGCGGGGAGGTCACCGGGCTCGGCTGCCACGCCGACCTGTGGGCGATCCCCGGCGGGCACCTCTCCTCGCTGGCGACGCGGCGCGGCTGGGAGCCGCTGTTCCCGCCGATGGTGCCGGCCTATGCCGTGATCGGCCCTCCCTCATCCGCCGTGCTGGCCGAGACCGGCCTGCCGCCGACCGTCCGGGTCCGGGCCGGCATCCACGATTCCAGCGGTTCGCTTCTGCCGCATCTCCTGGCGATCGAGCCGCCCTTCACCGTGATCTCGACCGGCACCTGGGTGGTGATCATGGCGCTCGGCGCGGCCGCGGCGCGGCTCGATCCAGCGCGCGACATGCTCGCCTATGCCGACGTCGAGGGGCGGGGGGTGCCGGCGGCCAAGTTCATGGGCGGACGCGAGTTCGCCATCATCCTCGCGGATGGCGGGACGGCCTGCGACGAGACGGACGTCGCCGCGGCGATCGCCGCCGGAGTGCTGGCGCTGCCCTCCTTCGTCGCGAACGGCGGGCCTTTTCCGGGCCGGCCCGCCGCCATCCGCGGCAGCCTGCCGGCCGGGGACGGCATGCGCGCGGCGCTTGCCAGCCTCTATTGCGCGCTGGTGACCGACTATCTCCTCGAAGCGCTCGATGCGGCGCGGGGCCCGCTGGTGATCGAAGGGAGCTTCGCCCTCAACCGCTGCTATTGCGGCATCCTCGCCGCGCTGCGTCCCGGCCAGGACGTGCTGACCGGGGCCGACGGCGGCGGCACGGCCTATGGCGCCTCGCTGCTCGCGATCTGGCCGCAGGGGCCCGAGCGGCCGCCGATGGCGAGGACCCCGGCATATGCCGATGCCGAGGGGCTCCTGCGCTACCGCGCGCTGTGGCGGGCAGCCCTGGCGTCATCATAG
- a CDS encoding FGGY-family carbohydrate kinase, with protein sequence MAEQFFMGVDVGTGSARAGVFDGAGTLLGASKQAIAIWHEAGDIAEQSSEDIWRAVCEAAKGAMAIAGIAPAAVAGIGFDATCSLVVVDRQGRPLPVGASGDAERNIIVWMDHRALDQTRRINETHADVLRYVGGVISPEMETPKLLWLKENKPAVFAAAGWFFDLPDYLSWRATGSLDRSACTVTCKWTYLAHEKRWDAGYFHRIGLGELADEGFARIGDRIVDVATPLGAGLTAQAAADLGLVPGIAVGASLIDAHAGGVGTVGAAGPDDAAAAVTSRLAYVFGTSACTMATTKEPAFVPGVWGPYYSAMVPGLWLNEGGQSAAGAALDHLLTLHPAHAEAAKAAREAGQPLLAWLEGRAVAHAGSAGEAVRRAANVHVVPEFLGNRAPYADPDARAVIAGLGLDADLQSLVTLYVAGLCGLAYGARQIVEAMAAKGIALEQIIISGGAAQSPLVRQIIADATGLEVAVADTPEPVLLGAAMLGAVAGGAFAGLGEAMGGMSRLGEVRAPAGGAAGALHDARFKVYQLLQAAGREARRIMA encoded by the coding sequence ATGGCCGAGCAATTCTTCATGGGCGTCGATGTCGGCACCGGATCGGCCCGGGCCGGCGTGTTCGACGGTGCCGGCACTCTTCTCGGCGCGTCGAAGCAGGCCATCGCCATCTGGCACGAGGCGGGCGACATCGCCGAGCAGTCCTCCGAGGATATCTGGCGCGCCGTCTGCGAGGCGGCGAAGGGCGCCATGGCGATCGCCGGGATCGCGCCCGCCGCCGTCGCGGGCATCGGCTTCGACGCCACCTGCTCGCTGGTCGTCGTCGACCGCCAGGGCCGGCCGCTGCCGGTCGGCGCCTCGGGCGATGCCGAGCGCAACATCATCGTGTGGATGGATCATCGCGCCCTCGACCAGACCCGGCGTATCAACGAGACGCATGCGGACGTGCTGCGCTATGTCGGCGGCGTGATCTCGCCGGAAATGGAGACGCCGAAGCTGCTGTGGCTGAAGGAGAACAAGCCGGCGGTGTTCGCCGCCGCGGGCTGGTTCTTCGACCTGCCGGACTATCTGAGCTGGCGGGCGACCGGCAGCCTCGACCGCTCGGCCTGCACCGTCACCTGCAAGTGGACCTATCTCGCCCATGAGAAGCGCTGGGACGCCGGCTATTTCCACCGCATCGGCCTCGGCGAGCTCGCCGACGAGGGCTTTGCCCGCATCGGCGACCGCATCGTCGACGTCGCCACGCCGCTCGGCGCGGGACTGACGGCGCAGGCGGCCGCCGACCTCGGCCTCGTGCCCGGCATCGCCGTCGGCGCCTCGCTGATCGACGCCCATGCCGGCGGGGTCGGCACGGTGGGCGCCGCCGGGCCGGACGACGCAGCCGCGGCGGTGACGAGCCGCCTCGCCTATGTCTTCGGCACCTCGGCCTGCACGATGGCGACCACGAAGGAGCCCGCCTTCGTGCCGGGGGTGTGGGGACCCTATTATTCGGCGATGGTGCCGGGGCTCTGGCTCAACGAGGGCGGCCAGTCGGCGGCCGGCGCGGCGCTCGACCATCTGCTGACGCTGCATCCGGCCCATGCCGAGGCGGCGAAGGCGGCGCGCGAGGCGGGCCAGCCGCTGCTCGCCTGGCTGGAAGGCCGGGCCGTCGCGCATGCCGGAAGCGCCGGCGAGGCGGTGCGGCGGGCCGCGAACGTCCATGTCGTCCCCGAATTCCTCGGCAATCGCGCGCCCTATGCCGATCCCGACGCGCGGGCGGTGATCGCCGGCCTCGGCCTCGATGCGGATCTCCAAAGCCTGGTCACGCTCTATGTGGCCGGCCTGTGCGGCCTCGCCTATGGCGCGCGGCAGATCGTCGAGGCGATGGCGGCCAAGGGCATCGCGCTCGAGCAGATCATCATCAGCGGCGGCGCGGCGCAGAGCCCGCTGGTGCGCCAGATCATCGCGGACGCCACCGGCCTCGAGGTCGCGGTCGCCGATACGCCCGAGCCGGTGCTGCTCGGCGCCGCGATGCTCGGTGCGGTGGCGGGCGGCGCCTTTGCCGGCCTCGGCGAGGCGATGGGCGGCATGTCGCGCCTCGGCGAGGTCAGGGCACCCGCCGGCGGCGCGGCCGGCGCGCTGCACGACGCGCGCTTCAAGGTCTACCAATTGCTGCAGGCGGCCGGGCGCGAGGCCCGCAGGATCATGGCGTGA